A region from the Bufo gargarizans isolate SCDJY-AF-19 unplaced genomic scaffold, ASM1485885v1 fragScaff_scaffold_395_pilon:::fragment_2:::debris, whole genome shotgun sequence genome encodes:
- the LOC122922499 gene encoding uncharacterized protein LOC122922499 isoform X1, which translates to MTNVFSYDTSTADSIVSGVNLSSDFLHIPSHELKIRDYERDRKRLIGWELHCSTLAEYYRTNRIPRGLRSRLRPTLFSDNTEFSTRFENILNKCSFDIILLTIEQLQKSIEDLSKKIEITETTLITTAPEEEWKKAKDKIEKQLSEYKKHTELNKRQKFVRDAEDYRLDNVYRWKKSPQYNPWNNRYQQYSGSSSDSDRSGNYKHPARFLGNRRRGRGPGPGAPGEVAGDSQGSQVQTRSQVRRTT; encoded by the coding sequence ATGACAAATGTGTTTTCCTATGATACCAGCACCGCTGACAGCATTGTCTCTGGAGTGAACCTTTCCAGCGACTTTCTCCACATACCCAGTCATGAACTGAAGATACGAGATTATGAAAGAGACCGAAAACGCCTGATAGGCTGGGAACTCCATTGCAGCACCCTTGCCGAATATTACCGTACCAACCGGATACCAAGAGGTCTACGCTCAAGATTGAGACCTACATTATTCTCCGACAACACAGAATTTTCAACACGTTTtgaaaacattttaaataaatgttCCTTTGATATAATTCTACTCACGATAGAACAATTACAAAAGTCAATAGAAGATTTATCTAAAAAGATCGAGATCACGGAGACAACTCTAATCACGACAGCACCAGAAGAAGAATGGAAAAAAGCCAAAGACAAGATCGAGAAACAACTGAGTGAATACAAAAAACATACAGAACTGAACAAGCGACAGAAATTCGTGCGCGACGCGGAGGATTATCGCCTCGATAACGTATATCGGTGGAAAAAGAGTCCCCAGTACAACCCGTGGAATAACAGATATCAACAGTACTCCGGCTCATCATCCGACAGTGACCGATCAGGAAACTACAAACACCCAGCTCGTTTTTTAGGCAACCGACGGAGAGGACGGGGACCAGGACCAGGCGCACCAGGAGAGGTGGCAGGAGACAGTCAAGGAAGTCAAGTACAGACCAGATCGCAGGTAAGGAGAACAACTTAG
- the LOC122922499 gene encoding uncharacterized protein LOC122922499 isoform X2, with protein MTNVFSYDTSTADSIVSGVNLSSDFLHIPSHELKIRDYERDRKRLIGWELHCSTLAEYYRTNRIPRGLRSRLRPTLFSDNTEFSTRFENILNKCSFDIILLTIEQLQKSIEDLSKKIEITETTLITTAPEEEWKKAKDKIEKQLSEYKKHTELNKRQKFVRDAEDYRLDNVYRWKKSPQYNPWNNRYQQYSGSSSDSDRSGNYKHPARFLGNRRRGRGPGPGAPGEVAGDSQGSQVQTRSQTR; from the exons ATGACAAATGTGTTTTCCTATGATACCAGCACCGCTGACAGCATTGTCTCTGGAGTGAACCTTTCCAGCGACTTTCTCCACATACCCAGTCATGAACTGAAGATACGAGATTATGAAAGAGACCGAAAACGCCTGATAGGCTGGGAACTCCATTGCAGCACCCTTGCCGAATATTACCGTACCAACCGGATACCAAGAGGTCTACGCTCAAGATTGAGACCTACATTATTCTCCGACAACACAGAATTTTCAACACGTTTtgaaaacattttaaataaatgttCCTTTGATATAATTCTACTCACGATAGAACAATTACAAAAGTCAATAGAAGATTTATCTAAAAAGATCGAGATCACGGAGACAACTCTAATCACGACAGCACCAGAAGAAGAATGGAAAAAAGCCAAAGACAAGATCGAGAAACAACTGAGTGAATACAAAAAACATACAGAACTGAACAAGCGACAGAAATTCGTGCGCGACGCGGAGGATTATCGCCTCGATAACGTATATCGGTGGAAAAAGAGTCCCCAGTACAACCCGTGGAATAACAGATATCAACAGTACTCCGGCTCATCATCCGACAGTGACCGATCAGGAAACTACAAACACCCAGCTCGTTTTTTAGGCAACCGACGGAGAGGACGGGGACCAGGACCAGGCGCACCAGGAGAGGTGGCAGGAGACAGTCAAGGAAGTCAAGTACAGACCAGATCGCAG ACCCGCTGA